The sequence AGATCCCATATAAATCAATCATGAGCCTGCCCGGCAGGTTCACCAGCGCGACGGGCAGGTATACGCACCTGCCACGGGCACGACCTGTCCCCTCACACCCCCGAACCAGGAATCAATCCACTCACGCACGCAATATGCTCCCCCGCCTTCGTGACCTGGACCGAGAAGTTCCGGCCCTGCCACTGCCGCTCCACGTAGCCCTGCTCCTCGAGCTCCCTGAGGTAGCCGCGGTTCATCCGGTTTAAGAGCGCCCGTTTCTTTTTGGCCCGCTGATACGCGTCACGCTCGGCCGTGTGCAGTTTCTCCTCCTCGTAGCCATGGACCCCGATGCTGTGGAAGAACCCGATGATCTCCTCGCTCGTCATCCCGTCGCCGCCGCTCTCCTTGCGCCGGAGGAGCTCGACGAGGAGCATGACGTTCTCAGGCTTCGGCATCATGATCCTGAAGCGCTGGAAGACCTCGGTCCTGACGTTCTCAACGATCGAGAGGCCGTGCTCGCACTCCTCCTCGCCGCCGCCCGTCGCATAGCGGTCGGCGCTGACGTAGTAGAGCGGGACCTCGTGCACCATCGCGGCGAGCGTCACCGCGACCGAGGTCTTCCGGCCGCAGGAGGACATGTTGACATAGACGGCGTTGCCGGCCTCCTTCTCGGTGCGGATAAGGAACGAGACCCCTTTGAGGACATCCAGGATATCGAACATCGCGACCGGGACGAACGTCACGGCAATCCCGAGTTCCTGCAGTCTCCCGGTCACCCGGCCGACAAAGTAATGCTGTTTTTTGACCATCCCGGGATCGAGGCCGCCGTCCGGCGGGATGGCGAGGATGTAGGCGCGGTCGGCCTTGTTCT is a genomic window of Methanoculleus bourgensis MS2 containing:
- a CDS encoding HFX_2341 family transcriptional regulator domain-containing protein, coding for MNNQLLTGGLRDVVHIIPLGHEIDRAVAPFTKNKADRAYILAIPPDGGLDPGMVKKQHYFVGRVTGRLQELGIAVTFVPVAMFDILDVLKGVSFLIRTEKEAGNAVYVNMSSCGRKTSVAVTLAAMVHEVPLYYVSADRYATGGGEEECEHGLSIVENVRTEVFQRFRIMMPKPENVMLLVELLRRKESGGDGMTSEEIIGFFHSIGVHGYEEEKLHTAERDAYQRAKKKRALLNRMNRGYLRELEEQGYVERQWQGRNFSVQVTKAGEHIACVSGLIPGSGV